The proteins below come from a single Streptomyces spongiicola genomic window:
- a CDS encoding ATP-binding protein, whose amino-acid sequence MQVLQVQLEVGPDPAEVGRARRWARSRLAGSGIGDDEPLAETLVLLISELVTNAVVHTGCPAVLRMLFGPGAAQAGTVRVEVADNCARPPRPRLAAGDDTGGRGLELVDGLADRWGWKHEGAGKSIWCEVDRCAEPHPPLPSPAAPTAPVIPSPSGLTPGAYTV is encoded by the coding sequence GTGCAGGTGCTTCAGGTTCAGTTGGAGGTCGGGCCGGATCCCGCGGAGGTGGGGCGGGCCAGGAGATGGGCCCGTTCCCGGCTCGCCGGGTCGGGCATAGGGGACGACGAGCCGCTGGCCGAGACGCTGGTGCTGCTCATCTCCGAACTGGTCACCAACGCGGTGGTCCACACCGGCTGTCCGGCCGTACTGCGGATGCTGTTCGGTCCCGGCGCGGCGCAGGCGGGCACGGTGCGGGTCGAGGTGGCCGACAACTGCGCGAGACCACCGCGGCCGCGCCTGGCGGCCGGTGACGACACCGGCGGCCGCGGTCTGGAGCTCGTCGACGGGCTGGCCGACCGCTGGGGCTGGAAGCACGAGGGCGCGGGCAAGAGCATCTGGTGTGAGGTGGACCGCTGTGCGGAGCCCCATCCGCCGCTGCCGTCCCCGGCGGCCCCCACCGCCCCGGTCATCCCCTCGCCCTCCGGGCTGACGCCGGGGGCGTACACCGTCTGA
- a CDS encoding acyl-CoA dehydrogenase family protein — MGFQPTEDQRALRRGVRELLEARCGRDEPRARGAGLDRALWRELGRAGFFSLRLPEAQGGAGLGLPEAALVFEEAGRVLLPGPLVATHLAAGAVPGAADGSAVVTRADGGLVPWLEEADVVLGDASGAVPVRSVDPLTPLHRLPPGPPGEPEPAAVLLTAAEQLGSAGRTLATAVRYAKEREQFGRPIGAFQAVKHLCAGMLVRTELARAAVYAAAVTADPVEIAGAKLLADEAAVQGARDCLQVHGGMGFTWEAEVHLHLKRAWVRAELGQPAARAEEALAAAL; from the coding sequence GTGGGCTTCCAACCGACCGAGGACCAGCGGGCCTTGCGCAGGGGGGTCCGGGAACTGCTGGAGGCCCGCTGCGGGCGGGACGAGCCCCGAGCACGGGGGGCGGGGCTCGACCGGGCGCTGTGGCGGGAGCTGGGCCGGGCCGGGTTCTTCTCGCTGCGACTGCCGGAGGCGCAGGGCGGCGCGGGGCTCGGACTGCCCGAGGCCGCGCTGGTCTTCGAGGAGGCCGGGCGGGTGCTGCTGCCCGGTCCGCTCGTGGCCACGCACCTCGCCGCGGGGGCCGTCCCGGGCGCCGCGGACGGGTCCGCGGTCGTCACCCGGGCCGACGGGGGGCTGGTGCCCTGGCTGGAGGAGGCCGACGTGGTGCTCGGGGACGCCTCGGGCGCCGTGCCCGTACGGTCCGTCGACCCGCTCACGCCCCTGCACCGGTTGCCGCCCGGGCCCCCGGGCGAGCCCGAGCCGGCGGCGGTGCTGCTGACGGCCGCCGAGCAGCTGGGCTCGGCCGGGCGCACCCTCGCCACCGCCGTCCGGTACGCGAAGGAGCGCGAGCAGTTCGGCCGGCCCATCGGCGCCTTCCAGGCGGTCAAGCACCTCTGCGCGGGGATGCTGGTACGCACCGAGCTGGCCCGCGCGGCCGTGTACGCGGCCGCCGTGACCGCCGACCCCGTGGAGATCGCGGGGGCCAAGCTCCTCGCCGACGAGGCCGCCGTCCAGGGCGCCCGGGACTGCCTCCAGGTGCACGGAGGCATGGGCTTCACCTGGGAGGCGGAGGTGCATCTGCACCTGAAACGGGCCTGGGTCCGCGCCGAACTGGGGCAGCCGGCCGCGCGGGCGGAGGAGGCGCTGGCGGCCGCCCTCTGA
- a CDS encoding acyl-CoA dehydrogenase family protein: protein MDLAHTEEEEAFRAGLRHWLKAALPELPPRPPPGDWPARRAHDSAWQRALYDAGYADVHWDASPTRRLIFLEETEKAGAPYVGANFVGLLHAGPTIAAEGTPEQRARWLPPILRGDEIWCQGFSEPDAGSDLASLRTRAVRDGDAYVVTGAKVWTSHAEVADWCELLVRTDPQAPRHRGISWLAMPMDAPGVTVRPLRTLAGSAEFAEVFLDEVRVPVANRVGEENDGWRVTMVTLSFERGTAFAGEVVACRRALAELARTARENGRWDDTVLRRRLGRLNAEFRALWRLTQWNVAEAEATGGVPGTGGSVFKLRYSEARQELYDTAAAVLGPDALDLSREWTRDRLSSLSYTIAAGTSQIQRNIVAERILGLPKER, encoded by the coding sequence GTGGACCTCGCCCACACCGAGGAGGAGGAGGCCTTCAGGGCCGGGCTGCGCCACTGGCTGAAGGCCGCCCTGCCCGAACTCCCGCCCCGGCCCCCGCCCGGGGACTGGCCTGCGCGCCGCGCCCACGACAGCGCCTGGCAGCGGGCGCTGTACGACGCCGGATACGCCGACGTCCACTGGGACGCCTCCCCGACCCGGCGGCTGATCTTCCTGGAGGAGACCGAGAAGGCCGGCGCCCCCTACGTGGGCGCCAACTTCGTGGGGCTGCTCCACGCCGGCCCCACCATCGCCGCCGAGGGCACTCCCGAGCAGCGCGCCCGCTGGCTGCCGCCGATCCTGCGCGGCGACGAGATCTGGTGCCAGGGCTTCAGCGAGCCGGACGCCGGCTCCGACCTCGCCTCCCTGCGGACCAGGGCCGTACGGGACGGAGACGCCTATGTGGTGACCGGAGCCAAGGTATGGACGTCGCACGCCGAGGTCGCCGACTGGTGCGAACTGCTGGTGCGCACCGACCCGCAGGCACCCCGCCACCGCGGCATCAGCTGGCTGGCGATGCCGATGGACGCGCCCGGCGTCACCGTCCGGCCGCTGCGCACCCTCGCGGGCTCCGCGGAGTTCGCCGAGGTGTTCCTCGACGAGGTGCGGGTGCCGGTGGCGAACCGGGTCGGGGAGGAGAACGACGGCTGGCGGGTCACCATGGTGACCCTGTCCTTCGAGCGCGGCACCGCCTTCGCCGGCGAGGTCGTCGCCTGCCGCCGCGCCCTCGCCGAGCTGGCCCGCACCGCGCGGGAGAACGGCCGCTGGGACGACACCGTCCTGCGACGCCGGCTGGGCAGGCTGAACGCGGAGTTCCGCGCCCTGTGGCGGCTCACCCAGTGGAACGTCGCCGAGGCCGAGGCGACCGGTGGCGTCCCCGGCACCGGCGGCTCGGTCTTCAAGCTCCGCTACTCCGAGGCCCGCCAGGAGCTGTACGACACGGCCGCCGCGGTGCTCGGCCCGGACGCGCTGGACCTGTCCCGCGAGTGGACGCGCGACCGGCTGTCGTCGCTGTCGTACACCATCGCCGCCGGCACCTCGCAGATCCAGCGCAACATCGTCGCCGAGCGGATCCTCGGCCTCCCCAAGGAGCGGTGA
- a CDS encoding amidohydrolase family protein, with translation MERELPRIISVDDHVIEPAHLFETWLPAKYRDRGPRPLTTGIGELAYVGGKYRITMDPDGPPADWWIYEDLRFPYKRNIAAAGFDRDDMTLEGITRAEMRHGCWDPRARLADMDLNHVEASLCFPTFPRFCGQTFAEAHDKEVALACVRAYNDWMVEEWCGDSGGRLIPLCLIPLWDIGLAVAEVRRNAARGVRAVTFSEIPTHLGLPSIHSGYWDPFFAVCQETGTVVNMHIGSSSQMPAASPDAPPAVQASLSFNNAMASMTDFLFSGVLVRFPALRLAYSEGQMGWIPYALERADDVWREHRAWGGVRDLVPEPPSTYYYRQIYCCFFRDKHGVASLDVVGRDNATFETDYPHVDSTFPHTREVALDHVRDLDDETVRKLMRGNAIRMLGLDLDA, from the coding sequence ATGGAACGGGAACTGCCTCGGATCATCAGCGTCGACGACCATGTGATCGAGCCCGCGCACCTCTTCGAGACCTGGCTGCCGGCGAAGTACCGGGACCGCGGACCCCGGCCGCTCACCACCGGCATCGGCGAGCTGGCGTACGTCGGTGGGAAGTACCGGATCACGATGGACCCCGACGGGCCGCCCGCGGACTGGTGGATCTACGAGGACCTGCGGTTCCCGTACAAGCGCAACATCGCCGCCGCCGGCTTCGACCGCGACGACATGACCCTGGAGGGGATCACCCGCGCCGAGATGCGCCACGGCTGCTGGGACCCCAGGGCCCGGCTGGCGGACATGGACCTCAACCACGTCGAGGCGTCCCTGTGCTTCCCCACCTTCCCCCGCTTCTGCGGCCAGACCTTCGCCGAGGCCCACGACAAGGAGGTCGCGCTCGCCTGCGTCCGCGCCTACAACGACTGGATGGTGGAGGAGTGGTGCGGGGACAGCGGCGGCCGGCTCATCCCCCTGTGCCTCATCCCCCTGTGGGACATCGGACTCGCGGTCGCCGAGGTGCGGCGCAACGCGGCGCGCGGCGTGCGGGCCGTGACCTTCTCGGAGATCCCCACCCACCTGGGGCTGCCGTCGATCCACTCCGGCTACTGGGACCCGTTCTTCGCCGTCTGCCAGGAGACCGGCACGGTCGTCAACATGCACATAGGCTCGTCCTCCCAGATGCCCGCGGCCTCGCCCGACGCGCCCCCCGCCGTCCAGGCGTCGCTGTCCTTCAACAACGCGATGGCCTCGATGACGGACTTCCTCTTCAGCGGCGTGCTGGTGAGGTTCCCCGCGCTCAGGCTGGCCTACAGCGAGGGCCAGATGGGCTGGATCCCCTACGCGCTGGAGCGCGCCGACGACGTGTGGCGGGAGCACCGGGCCTGGGGCGGGGTGCGCGACCTGGTCCCGGAGCCGCCGTCCACGTACTACTACCGGCAGATCTACTGCTGCTTCTTCCGCGACAAGCACGGCGTCGCCTCGCTGGACGTGGTCGGACGCGACAACGCCACCTTCGAGACGGACTACCCGCACGTCGACTCGACCTTCCCGCACACCCGGGAGGTCGCCCTCGACCATGTGAGGGACCTCGACGACGAGACCGTTCGCAAGCTGATGCGCGGCAACGCCATCCGCATGCTCGGCCTGGACCTGGACGCGTAG
- a CDS encoding class I adenylate-forming enzyme family protein, with amino-acid sequence MTGTAHSLAGSRTLWELVDRRARLTPGRTALIQDERALTFGELRETCERVAAGLYARGVRPGTVVAWQLPTRIETVLLTGALARLGAVQSPVIPFYRDREVGFAVGACAAEFFAVPGVWRGFDHTAMAGRIGARGVFGAYRDLPDGDPAALPPPPADGTAVRWIYWTSGTTSDPKGVLHTDRSLIAGGSCLAHALKPTPDDVGSIAFPFAHIGGADYLVMLLLYGFPAVLFETFALPEALGTYRRHGVTTAGGSTAFYSMLLAEQRRRPGRPVVPTLRLLAGGGAPKPPELYHAVVREMGVQLTHGYGMTEAPMITMGSPDDRPEDLATTEGRPPAGMEIRIVDGEVRLRGEAVCRGYLDPGQTADAFDADGFLRTGDLGHLTGSGHLVLTGRRKDVIIRKGENISAREIEDLLHEHPRVGEAAVIGLPDAERGERVCAVVEQPGGARPLTLGEIAEHLRSAGLAVHKIPEQLELVDALPRNDTLRKVLKYRLRERFTGADTA; translated from the coding sequence GTGACCGGCACCGCACACTCCCTGGCCGGCTCCCGCACGCTCTGGGAGCTCGTCGACCGCCGCGCCCGGCTCACCCCCGGCCGCACCGCCCTGATCCAGGACGAACGCGCCCTCACCTTCGGTGAACTGCGCGAAACCTGCGAACGGGTCGCCGCCGGGCTGTACGCGCGCGGCGTGCGGCCCGGCACGGTCGTCGCCTGGCAGCTCCCCACCAGGATCGAGACGGTCCTGCTGACCGGGGCACTGGCCAGGCTCGGCGCCGTGCAGTCCCCGGTCATCCCCTTCTACCGGGACCGGGAGGTCGGCTTCGCCGTCGGCGCCTGCGCGGCCGAGTTCTTCGCGGTGCCGGGCGTCTGGCGCGGCTTCGACCACACGGCGATGGCCGGACGGATCGGTGCCCGCGGGGTCTTCGGAGCGTACCGGGACCTCCCCGACGGCGACCCCGCCGCGCTGCCCCCGCCACCCGCCGACGGCACCGCGGTGCGCTGGATCTACTGGACCTCCGGTACCACCTCCGACCCCAAGGGCGTTCTGCACACCGACCGATCCCTGATCGCGGGCGGCTCCTGCCTCGCCCACGCGCTGAAGCCGACACCGGACGACGTCGGCTCCATCGCCTTCCCCTTCGCCCACATCGGCGGCGCGGACTATCTGGTCATGCTGCTGCTCTACGGCTTCCCGGCCGTGCTCTTCGAGACGTTCGCCCTCCCGGAGGCGCTCGGCACCTACCGCAGGCACGGGGTCACCACCGCCGGCGGGTCCACGGCCTTCTACTCGATGCTGCTCGCCGAGCAGCGCCGGCGGCCCGGCAGACCGGTCGTCCCCACCCTCCGGCTGCTCGCCGGAGGAGGCGCCCCCAAACCCCCCGAGCTGTACCACGCCGTCGTCCGCGAGATGGGTGTGCAGCTCACCCACGGCTACGGCATGACCGAGGCCCCCATGATCACCATGGGTTCGCCGGACGACCGCCCGGAGGACCTGGCGACGACCGAGGGACGGCCGCCCGCCGGCATGGAGATACGGATCGTCGACGGCGAGGTGCGACTGCGCGGCGAGGCCGTCTGCCGGGGCTATCTGGACCCCGGGCAGACCGCCGACGCCTTCGACGCCGACGGCTTCCTGCGCACCGGGGACCTGGGGCACCTCACCGGCTCCGGCCATCTCGTGCTGACCGGGCGCCGCAAGGACGTCATCATCCGCAAGGGCGAGAACATCTCCGCCAGGGAGATCGAGGACCTGCTGCACGAGCATCCCCGTGTCGGCGAGGCGGCGGTGATCGGACTGCCCGACGCGGAACGCGGCGAACGGGTCTGCGCCGTGGTCGAACAGCCCGGGGGCGCCCGGCCCCTGACCCTGGGCGAGATAGCGGAGCACCTGCGCAGCGCGGGCCTCGCCGTACACAAGATCCCCGAGCAACTGGAACTCGTCGACGCGCTGCCCCGCAACGACACACTGCGCAAGGTGCTCAAGTACAGGCTGCGCGAGCGGTTCACTGGGGCGGACACGGCATGA
- a CDS encoding TOBE domain-containing protein — translation MSLSIRNQLPGTVMAVSAGPAMAAVKIRLDSGEEITSAVTADAVTELGIFPGGAVSALVKASEVALATAHMEGLSIRNQLPGTVTSVTSGEAMATVRLRLAGGQHLTAAITREALEELGLAAGSSAVALVKATEISLSTG, via the coding sequence ATGAGCCTGAGCATCCGCAACCAGCTGCCCGGCACCGTGATGGCGGTCTCCGCCGGTCCCGCCATGGCGGCGGTGAAGATCCGCCTCGACAGCGGAGAGGAGATCACCTCGGCCGTGACCGCCGACGCCGTCACGGAACTCGGCATCTTCCCCGGTGGGGCGGTCAGCGCCCTGGTGAAGGCGAGCGAAGTGGCGCTGGCGACGGCGCACATGGAGGGGCTGAGCATCCGCAACCAGCTGCCCGGCACGGTCACATCGGTGACCTCGGGCGAGGCGATGGCCACCGTCCGGCTGAGGCTGGCCGGCGGCCAGCACCTGACCGCGGCGATCACCAGGGAGGCGCTGGAGGAACTCGGGCTCGCGGCGGGCAGCTCAGCGGTCGCTCTGGTCAAGGCGACGGAGATCTCACTCTCCACCGGCTGA
- a CDS encoding maleylpyruvate isomerase N-terminal domain-containing protein — translation MSGPLDGGRDHGGPEDLPGAVPRIPGPRAAGDDLSPPDVLPSPPPEPPPHRVLKSLLGAWALAACSAEETAAVEEHLTGCAPCADEALRLRDAVGLLHTDRDLDLDPLLRSRVLENCLGRRPARIPVPAWAGAYDAETARLDALLRDIGDAEWHAPVRLRWFDGEEKVSRRTTVAGVIGHLMSTDGLVASALGLGDPAGPDAPASPAERTESLWASGERPATRSVRVPWREQSHALVRTVSFAGHGVERLSVPYGDFALPLHDAMLDRAFECWVHADDIAAAVDYPYEPPAGAHLHRMIDLAARLLPAALASRRRAGLASPARGLVTAGSPGRSLHLEVEGAGGGHWYISLDSPAAVGDPDHAVAQIALDAVEFCRLVAGHVPPADAAAGQEGDREAVRDVLFAAASLSRL, via the coding sequence GTGAGCGGGCCACTCGACGGCGGTCGCGACCACGGCGGCCCCGAGGACCTGCCGGGAGCGGTGCCGCGCATACCCGGGCCGCGTGCGGCGGGGGACGACCTCTCGCCACCGGACGTACTGCCCTCCCCGCCGCCGGAGCCGCCACCCCACCGCGTGCTCAAGTCGCTCCTCGGCGCGTGGGCGCTGGCGGCCTGCTCGGCCGAGGAGACCGCGGCCGTGGAGGAGCACCTCACCGGCTGCGCGCCCTGCGCCGACGAGGCGCTCCGGCTGCGGGACGCCGTCGGGCTGCTGCACACCGACCGCGATCTCGACCTCGATCCGCTGCTGCGATCCCGCGTCCTGGAGAACTGCCTGGGCCGGCGGCCCGCCCGGATCCCGGTACCGGCCTGGGCCGGTGCCTACGACGCGGAGACCGCCCGTCTCGACGCACTGCTGCGGGACATCGGCGACGCGGAGTGGCACGCGCCGGTGCGGCTCAGGTGGTTCGACGGCGAGGAGAAGGTGAGCCGCAGGACCACGGTCGCCGGGGTGATCGGCCATCTGATGTCCACGGACGGACTGGTCGCCTCGGCCCTGGGGCTGGGCGACCCGGCCGGTCCCGACGCGCCCGCCTCGCCGGCCGAGCGCACCGAGTCGCTCTGGGCATCGGGCGAGCGCCCGGCGACACGGTCGGTGCGGGTGCCGTGGCGGGAGCAGAGCCATGCGCTGGTGCGTACGGTGTCCTTCGCCGGGCACGGGGTGGAGCGGCTGTCCGTACCGTACGGGGACTTCGCGCTGCCGTTGCATGACGCGATGCTGGACCGGGCCTTCGAGTGCTGGGTGCACGCGGACGACATCGCCGCCGCGGTGGACTACCCGTACGAGCCCCCGGCCGGCGCGCATCTGCACCGCATGATCGACCTGGCGGCCCGGCTGCTGCCCGCGGCGCTCGCCTCCCGGCGCCGGGCCGGGCTCGCGTCTCCGGCCCGCGGCCTGGTGACGGCGGGCTCACCCGGCCGCTCGCTGCATCTGGAGGTGGAGGGTGCGGGCGGCGGCCACTGGTACATCTCGCTGGACTCGCCCGCCGCGGTGGGCGACCCGGACCACGCGGTCGCCCAGATCGCCCTCGACGCCGTGGAGTTCTGCCGGCTGGTCGCGGGCCATGTGCCACCGGCGGACGCCGCGGCCGGTCAGGAGGGGGACCGTGAGGCCGTCCGGGACGTCCTGTTCGCGGCGGCTTCGCTGTCGCGGCTCTGA
- a CDS encoding sigma-70 family RNA polymerase sigma factor has translation MGKDVPPRWDRRMQQRLARGEAAALGELYDRFASLVHSQAHRVLDDETAADQVTREVFGYVWENPDAYDPRQGSMRSWVARLTHSQAIHRLREQERAAAAETGGCAEDLEQKVRRATVAARADYIVTSMPAPLRAALELAYHQRRDYRQTAADLGVTEDEARRRLRLGLQLLATAGAPGLDGAPPPEPEHRS, from the coding sequence ATGGGCAAGGACGTACCACCCCGCTGGGACCGCAGGATGCAGCAGCGGCTGGCGCGGGGCGAGGCAGCCGCTCTGGGCGAGCTGTACGACCGGTTCGCCTCGCTCGTCCACAGCCAGGCCCACCGGGTGCTCGACGACGAAACCGCCGCCGACCAGGTGACTCGAGAGGTGTTCGGCTACGTGTGGGAGAACCCGGACGCGTACGACCCGAGACAAGGCTCCATGCGCTCATGGGTGGCGCGTCTCACACACAGTCAGGCCATCCACCGGCTGCGGGAGCAGGAGCGCGCGGCCGCCGCGGAGACCGGCGGCTGCGCGGAGGACCTGGAGCAGAAGGTGCGCCGTGCCACGGTGGCCGCCCGCGCGGACTACATCGTGACGTCGATGCCCGCGCCGCTGCGGGCCGCCCTGGAACTGGCGTACCACCAGCGCAGGGACTACCGGCAGACCGCCGCCGACCTCGGGGTGACCGAGGACGAGGCCCGTCGCAGACTGCGGCTCGGCCTGCAACTGCTGGCGACGGCCGGCGCACCCGGCCTGGACGGTGCTCCGCCTCCTGAACCGGAACACCGCTCGTGA
- a CDS encoding STAS domain-containing protein, whose protein sequence is MTLEVERTEQTPWTILHIQGELDLVSSPEIRRQVHDAVAVGRRDLVLDLSGVVFCDSSGVGVLIAARRLLHSCRGRLRLILPARGAAEGSHVNRVLAALGVRRLFEVYEDVTTATDGETRPLSA, encoded by the coding sequence CTGACACTCGAGGTGGAACGGACCGAGCAGACCCCATGGACCATACTGCACATTCAGGGCGAACTGGACCTCGTCAGCTCCCCCGAGATCCGGCGGCAGGTGCACGACGCCGTGGCCGTCGGACGCCGTGATCTCGTACTCGACCTCTCCGGCGTGGTCTTCTGCGACTCCAGCGGGGTGGGCGTGCTGATCGCCGCACGCCGCCTGCTGCACTCCTGCCGCGGGCGGCTGAGGCTGATCCTGCCCGCCCGCGGAGCGGCCGAGGGCTCGCATGTGAACCGGGTGCTCGCCGCCCTGGGAGTGCGCCGGCTGTTCGAGGTGTACGAGGACGTGACAACCGCCACCGACGGCGAGACGCGGCCGCTGTCCGCGTAA
- a CDS encoding EF-hand domain-containing protein, producing MDSAEYERKIAHRFAEFDQDGNGYIDRADFSKAAAALLAEFGTTARSDKGQALYSGAEAFWQGMAGIADVDGDQRVSRQEFVTGAVKRLRDNPRRFAEIARPFLHAVVAIADEDGTGSGVTRAGAERVLRVLGVEPDNCTAVAAALDSDGDDRIGEDRILEAFAAYYVTSEPDGP from the coding sequence ATGGACAGCGCAGAATACGAGCGCAAGATCGCCCACCGCTTCGCCGAGTTCGACCAGGACGGCAACGGCTACATCGATCGCGCGGACTTCAGCAAGGCGGCCGCGGCGCTCCTCGCCGAGTTCGGCACGACCGCACGCTCCGACAAGGGGCAGGCCCTGTACTCGGGCGCGGAGGCGTTCTGGCAGGGCATGGCGGGCATCGCCGACGTCGACGGCGACCAGCGGGTCTCGCGCCAGGAATTCGTCACGGGCGCGGTGAAGCGCCTGCGTGACAACCCCCGCCGCTTCGCCGAGATCGCCCGGCCCTTCCTGCACGCGGTCGTCGCCATCGCGGACGAGGACGGCACCGGGTCCGGAGTCACCCGGGCCGGTGCCGAGCGGGTGCTCCGAGTCCTCGGCGTCGAACCCGACAACTGCACCGCGGTGGCCGCCGCGCTGGACTCGGACGGGGACGACCGGATCGGCGAGGACCGGATCCTCGAGGCGTTCGCCGCCTACTACGTGACCTCGGAGCCGGACGGCCCCTGA